A genomic window from Aquabacterium sp. OR-4 includes:
- the ccsB gene encoding c-type cytochrome biogenesis protein CcsB — MGRPGLIGRLTRRSLFDWLFALLVALGAGYAFQRYNASMDGYEKAILLGSVPALVALGWAWGPLRVLALGVGAATLGAIALYGRHSDAFGADLAMADQVFLLKYFLSSQSAILWMSVLFFMSTVMYWIGLLARKDAGGDNTGLKLGSRLAWAGVIMALVGTLVRWFESHQIGPDIGHIPVSNLYEVFVLFCWLTTLFYLYYEQHYRNRALGGFVMLVVSAAVGFLLWYTVAREAQQIQPLVPALQSWWMKLHVPANFIGYGTFALAAMVAFAYLIQRQAEETRWWKLAPLGALGLVLCFEPIVFRASKLSSSASYWAVYAGVSLLIVIAILAARRRIAAALPAPEVLDDMMYKAIAVGFAFFTIATILGAFWAAEAWGGYWSWDPKETWALIVWLNYAAWLHMRLMKGLRGTVSAWWALVGLVITTFAFLGVNMFLSGLHSYGEL; from the coding sequence ATGGGCCGCCCCGGCCTGATCGGTCGCCTGACGCGGCGCAGCCTCTTCGACTGGCTGTTCGCGCTGCTGGTGGCGCTGGGTGCGGGCTATGCCTTCCAGCGCTACAACGCCTCGATGGACGGCTACGAAAAGGCCATCCTGCTGGGCAGCGTGCCGGCGCTGGTGGCGCTGGGCTGGGCCTGGGGCCCGCTGCGCGTGCTGGCCCTTGGCGTGGGTGCCGCCACGCTGGGCGCGATTGCGCTGTACGGCCGCCACAGCGACGCCTTTGGCGCCGACCTGGCGATGGCCGATCAGGTGTTCCTGCTGAAGTACTTCCTGTCGAGCCAGAGCGCGATCCTGTGGATGAGCGTGCTGTTCTTCATGAGCACGGTGATGTACTGGATCGGCCTGCTGGCGCGCAAGGATGCCGGTGGCGACAACACCGGCCTCAAGCTGGGCTCGCGCCTGGCCTGGGCCGGCGTGATCATGGCCCTGGTGGGCACCCTGGTGCGCTGGTTCGAGAGCCACCAGATCGGCCCCGACATCGGCCACATCCCGGTCAGCAACCTGTACGAGGTGTTCGTGCTGTTCTGCTGGCTGACCACACTGTTCTACCTGTACTACGAGCAGCACTACCGCAACCGCGCGCTGGGCGGCTTCGTGATGCTGGTGGTCAGCGCGGCGGTGGGTTTTCTGCTCTGGTACACGGTGGCGCGCGAGGCGCAGCAGATCCAGCCCCTGGTGCCGGCCCTGCAGAGTTGGTGGATGAAGCTGCACGTGCCGGCCAACTTCATCGGCTACGGCACCTTTGCGCTGGCGGCCATGGTGGCCTTTGCCTACCTGATCCAGCGCCAGGCCGAAGAAACCCGCTGGTGGAAGCTGGCACCGCTGGGCGCGCTGGGCCTGGTGCTGTGCTTCGAGCCGATCGTCTTTCGCGCCAGCAAGCTCAGCAGCTCGGCCAGCTACTGGGCGGTGTATGCCGGCGTCAGCCTGCTGATCGTCATCGCCATCCTGGCCGCCCGCAGGCGCATTGCCGCGGCGCTGCCGGCACCCGAGGTGCTGGACGACATGATGTACAAGGCCATCGCGGTCGGCTTCGCGTTTTTCACCATCGCCACCATCCTGGGCGCCTTCTGGGCGGCCGAGGCCTGGGGCGGCTACTGGAGCTGGGACCCGAAGGAGACCTGGGCGCTGATCGTCTGGCTCAACTACGCCGCCTGGCTGCACATGCGCCTGATGAAGGGCCTGCGCGGCACCGTCTCGGCCTGGTGGGCGCTGGTGGGCCTGGTGATCACCACCTTCGCGTTCCTGGGCGTGAACATGTTCCTGTCCGGCCTGCATTCCTACGGCGAGCTGTGA
- a CDS encoding lysophospholipid acyltransferase family protein, with product MHRTIFTTPGVNTLLRAASVAFLRLTGWQISGSLPPGQPKCVLIAAPHTSNWDLPYTLMVAFALRINIHWMGKAQIFRWPFGGLMRWLGGIAVDRGQANNLVAASAQALREADGAVALVVPPEGTRSKTRHWKTGFYWIAHGAGVPIVMAYMDYPRKLSGLGPVLQPSGDIEADMVTVKAYYAQFKGKNWQQFDSGS from the coding sequence ATGCACCGCACCATCTTCACCACCCCCGGCGTCAACACCCTGCTGCGCGCCGCCTCGGTGGCCTTCTTGCGGCTCACCGGCTGGCAGATCAGCGGCAGCCTGCCGCCTGGCCAGCCCAAGTGCGTGCTGATCGCCGCGCCGCACACCAGCAACTGGGATCTGCCCTACACGCTGATGGTGGCCTTTGCGCTGCGCATCAACATCCACTGGATGGGCAAGGCGCAGATCTTTCGCTGGCCCTTCGGCGGGCTGATGCGCTGGCTGGGCGGCATTGCGGTTGACCGTGGCCAGGCCAACAACCTGGTGGCCGCCTCGGCCCAGGCGCTGCGCGAGGCCGATGGCGCGGTGGCCCTGGTGGTGCCGCCCGAAGGCACGCGCAGCAAGACGCGGCACTGGAAGACCGGCTTCTACTGGATCGCCCATGGCGCCGGCGTGCCCATCGTGATGGCCTACATGGACTACCCGCGCAAGCTCAGCGGCCTGGGCCCGGTGCTGCAACCTTCAGGCGACATCGAGGCCGACATGGTGACGGTGAAGGCCTACTACGCGCAGTTCAAGGGCAAGAACTGGCAGCAGTTCGACTCTGGCTCTTGA
- a CDS encoding patatin-like phospholipase family protein, whose translation MALQWPASHAQVPGSTPAAPATAATAATAATAATAATAAAPATPPTPATSDTSAPALQRPRIGLVLSGGGARGLSHVGVLKVLEQLQVPVDVIAGTSMGAIVGGLYASGMRAAEIERELSAVSWGSLFANRIERRELSQRRKEEDYEISPLIELGWRDGELRAPIGAVSSRGLESLLRRFTLPVRHVRHFDALPIPFRAVATDMETGAATILDQGDLALALRSSMSVPGVFSPTEVASRVLGDGGLVNNVPVDVARAMGADIVIVVNIGTPLAGRETLASAVGLTGQMINILTEQNVQRSLATLTSRDLLITPQLGTLTSADFDQAPRFVALGDAAARGLSDRLAALALDARAYAHWQQSHPVPPTPAARLAQVRVEGTQVGNPERLVKLLESQAGQAFDAARAERDTRRLAAGGDYTRSDYQLLPADPGVVGGDTLVFDLEDKPWGPSYLRLGLDMGTDFAGHSKFNLKLSHNRHWLTRTGTEWRNRLQIGEVPQIATELYHPLAWNDSPANDWFAAANAGLERRLLQRYDSSSGQALATVLLNTARLGLDIGQPWGEFGELRLGWSRQVLQGRTELVAAALGVGGQVRARWVEDGIRARAVVDQLDFAVFPQRGYRGELQLVLGQLGGDLRGRFTRIEAEGTAVRSWGRNTFTLHLLAQSADADGGTLLQRYTLGGFQRLSGYHDGQLIGNHVLFGRLGWYRRLSQTPVLTRGFFIGATAELGNAWERGGQMKLSGLRSGYSLYLGADTGIGPLYLGITHAPRGSTGLALFLGRP comes from the coding sequence GCCAGCCATGCGCAAGTGCCCGGCAGCACGCCGGCCGCACCGGCAACAGCGGCAACAGCGGCAACAGCGGCAACAGCGGCAACAGCGGCCACAGCGGCCGCACCGGCCACACCGCCCACGCCGGCCACATCCGACACCAGCGCACCCGCACTGCAGCGCCCACGCATCGGCCTGGTGCTGTCGGGCGGGGGCGCACGCGGCCTCAGCCATGTGGGCGTGCTGAAGGTGCTGGAGCAGCTGCAGGTGCCGGTGGACGTGATTGCCGGCACCTCGATGGGCGCCATCGTCGGCGGCCTGTATGCCAGCGGCATGCGCGCGGCCGAGATCGAGCGCGAGCTGTCGGCCGTCTCGTGGGGCAGCCTGTTTGCCAACCGCATCGAGCGGCGCGAGCTGTCGCAGCGCCGCAAGGAAGAAGACTACGAGATCTCGCCCCTGATCGAGCTGGGCTGGCGCGACGGCGAGCTGCGGGCGCCGATCGGTGCGGTGTCCAGCCGTGGGCTCGAATCGCTGCTGCGCCGCTTCACGCTGCCGGTGCGCCATGTGCGGCACTTCGACGCGCTGCCGATCCCGTTTCGCGCCGTGGCCACCGACATGGAGACCGGCGCCGCCACCATCCTCGACCAGGGCGACCTGGCGCTGGCGCTGCGCTCGTCGATGAGCGTGCCCGGCGTGTTCTCGCCCACCGAGGTGGCCAGCCGCGTGCTGGGCGATGGCGGCCTGGTGAACAACGTGCCGGTGGACGTGGCCCGTGCGATGGGCGCCGACATCGTGATCGTGGTCAACATCGGCACGCCGCTGGCCGGCCGCGAGACGCTGGCCTCGGCGGTGGGCCTGACCGGCCAGATGATCAACATCCTCACCGAGCAGAACGTGCAGCGCAGCCTGGCCACGCTGACGTCGCGCGACCTGCTGATCACGCCGCAGCTGGGCACGCTGACCTCGGCCGACTTCGACCAGGCGCCGCGCTTTGTGGCACTGGGCGACGCCGCGGCGCGCGGCCTCAGTGACCGCCTGGCGGCGCTGGCCCTCGACGCCCGCGCCTACGCGCACTGGCAGCAGTCGCACCCGGTGCCGCCCACGCCGGCGGCACGGCTGGCCCAGGTGCGGGTGGAAGGCACCCAGGTGGGCAACCCCGAGCGCCTGGTGAAGCTGCTTGAATCGCAGGCCGGCCAGGCCTTCGACGCCGCACGCGCCGAGCGCGACACCCGCCGCCTGGCCGCCGGCGGCGACTACACCCGCAGCGACTACCAGCTGCTGCCCGCCGACCCCGGCGTGGTGGGCGGCGACACGCTGGTGTTCGATCTGGAAGACAAGCCCTGGGGCCCCAGCTACCTGCGACTGGGGCTGGACATGGGCACCGACTTTGCCGGCCACAGCAAGTTCAACCTCAAGCTCAGCCACAACCGCCACTGGCTCACCCGCACCGGCACCGAGTGGCGCAACCGCCTGCAGATCGGCGAGGTGCCGCAGATCGCCACCGAGCTGTATCACCCGCTGGCCTGGAACGACTCACCCGCCAACGACTGGTTTGCCGCCGCCAACGCCGGGCTCGAGCGCCGCCTGCTGCAGCGCTATGACAGCAGCAGCGGCCAGGCCCTGGCCACGGTGCTGCTCAACACTGCACGCCTGGGGCTCGACATCGGCCAGCCCTGGGGCGAGTTTGGCGAGCTGCGGCTGGGCTGGTCGCGCCAGGTGCTGCAGGGCCGCACCGAGCTGGTGGCGGCGGCGCTGGGCGTCGGCGGCCAGGTGCGCGCGCGCTGGGTGGAAGACGGCATCCGCGCCCGCGCGGTGGTCGACCAGCTCGACTTCGCGGTGTTTCCGCAGCGCGGCTACCGCGGCGAGCTGCAGCTGGTGCTGGGCCAGCTGGGCGGCGATCTGCGCGGGCGCTTCACCCGCATCGAGGCCGAGGGCACCGCGGTGCGCAGCTGGGGCCGCAACACCTTCACGCTGCACCTGCTGGCGCAAAGCGCCGACGCCGATGGCGGCACGCTGCTGCAGCGCTACACGCTGGGCGGCTTTCAGCGCCTGTCGGGCTACCACGACGGTCAGCTGATCGGCAACCATGTGCTGTTCGGCCGCTTGGGCTGGTACCGCCGGCTGAGCCAGACGCCGGTGCTCACCCGCGGCTTTTTCATCGGCGCCACCGCCGAGCTGGGCAATGCCTGGGAGCGCGGCGGCCAGATGAAGCTCAGCGGCCTGCGCAGCGGCTACAGCCTGTACCTGGGCGCCGACACCGGCATCGGCCCGCTCTACCTGGGCATCACCCACGCGCCGCGCGGCAGCACCGGCCTGGCCCTGTTTCTCGGCCGGCCCTGA
- a CDS encoding c-type cytochrome, with product MKSLLAALPKLVPSLALSALLVGPTLAADVKGPAKPDLAKGQEKAAACMACHTADGSRGSPANPILQGQHAEYLVKQLVEFKSGKRQNPVMSGMAAPLSEDDMRNIAAFYASKQPKAGAAKNKDLVSLGEKIYRGGIAAKQVPACAGCHSPNGAGIPAQYPRVGGQHSDYTEAQLGTFRSGARGNSAQMVSIAARMSDKEIKAVADYIAGLR from the coding sequence ATGAAGTCGCTGCTCGCCGCTCTGCCCAAGCTCGTGCCCTCGCTCGCGCTGTCCGCCCTTCTTGTCGGCCCGACACTGGCCGCCGACGTGAAAGGCCCGGCCAAACCCGATCTGGCCAAGGGCCAGGAGAAGGCCGCCGCCTGCATGGCCTGCCACACCGCCGATGGCTCGCGCGGCAGCCCGGCCAACCCGATCCTGCAGGGCCAGCACGCCGAGTACCTGGTCAAGCAGCTGGTCGAGTTCAAGTCGGGCAAGCGCCAGAACCCGGTGATGAGCGGCATGGCCGCGCCGCTGAGCGAAGACGACATGCGCAACATCGCCGCCTTCTACGCCAGCAAGCAGCCCAAGGCCGGCGCCGCCAAGAACAAGGATCTGGTGAGCCTGGGCGAAAAGATCTACCGCGGCGGCATCGCCGCCAAGCAGGTGCCGGCCTGCGCGGGCTGTCACAGCCCCAACGGCGCCGGCATCCCTGCGCAGTACCCGCGCGTGGGTGGCCAGCACAGCGACTACACCGAGGCGCAGCTGGGCACCTTCCGCTCCGGCGCGCGCGGCAACTCGGCCCAGATGGTCAGCATCGCCGCGCGCATGAGCGACAAAGAGATCAAGGCCGTGGCCGACTACATCGCCGGCCTGCGCTGA
- a CDS encoding sulfite oxidase heme-binding subunit YedZ, whose translation MNTLLLHPAAKPLLWVLMLLPAAWLLGGALNDSLGPNPAEALLRGTGDWVLRSLMLALAVTPLREATGWTALARWRRLLGLFAFFYGLLHLLCYAWLDMGFVLHDMLRDLAKRPFILVGTAALLAMLPLAATSFNGAIRALGAARWRALHRLVFVAIGLGLLHFFWMRAAKQNFGEWAVHAGIVALLLGWRLRRRLQRRRLTPA comes from the coding sequence TTGAACACGCTGCTGCTGCACCCGGCGGCCAAGCCGCTGCTGTGGGTGCTGATGCTGCTGCCGGCCGCCTGGCTGCTGGGTGGCGCGCTGAACGACAGCCTGGGGCCCAACCCCGCTGAGGCGCTGCTGCGCGGCACCGGCGACTGGGTCTTGCGCAGCCTGATGCTGGCGCTGGCCGTGACGCCCCTGCGCGAGGCCACCGGCTGGACGGCGCTGGCGCGCTGGCGGCGCCTGCTGGGCCTGTTCGCGTTTTTCTACGGCCTGCTGCACCTGCTGTGCTACGCCTGGCTGGACATGGGTTTCGTGCTGCACGACATGCTGCGCGACCTGGCCAAGCGGCCCTTCATCCTGGTGGGCACGGCGGCGCTGCTGGCCATGCTGCCGCTGGCCGCCACCTCGTTCAATGGCGCCATCCGCGCGCTCGGCGCGGCGCGCTGGCGGGCGCTGCACCGGCTGGTGTTCGTGGCCATCGGCCTGGGCCTGCTGCACTTCTTCTGGATGCGCGCGGCCAAGCAGAATTTCGGCGAATGGGCCGTGCACGCCGGCATCGTGGCCCTGCTGCTGGGCTGGCGCCTGCGCCGGCGGCTGCAGCGCCGCCGCCTGACGCCGGCCTGA
- a CDS encoding cytochrome c biogenesis protein ResB, with product MSTAQPNGPFSEPARSATRPMRELLDLLASMRFAITLLSVICIASVIGTVVKQHEPYNNYVNQFGPFWAEVFDKVGLYAVYSAGWFLLILAFLVISTSLCIARNTPKILSDLKSYKEGLREQAMRSFHHKAEGRLALAPAAALTRVNELLVAHGWQARAQVRANGTMVAARKGMANKIGYLAAHSSIVLICLGGLLDGDLVVRAQMALLDKKAYAGGGLIADVKPEHRLPLANPTYRGNLLVTEGGRAGTAVISMSDGVVLQDLPFDVELKKFIVEYYETGMPKLFASEIVIHDRDSGSTTAATVKVNEPVFHRGVALYQSSFDDGGSQLTLRALPLKGRGEPFTVQGAVGGSTRLTKAPAGADGQADAEALTLEFTGLRVINVENFGDAETPQAAGSATDVRKVDLANTLDKHLGSGVKGSRDKLLRNIGPSVSYKLRDASGQAREFNNYMLPVELDGQRVFLAGVRETPAEPFRYLRIPADEQGAIDGWWRMAGALRDETLRDKAVRRYVAKATPPDKPQMAEQLFTTAQRALALFAGAEPVRASAARPQDNALGGLPALAQFVEASVPEGERARISEVLLRIVNGCLLELANLSREQAGQPPLGSDEATQRFMTQAVLSLSDAAFYPAPMLLQLGDFKQVQASVFQVARAPGKTLVYLGAVLLIVGVFAMLYIRERRLWIWLAPADAAADTPNDSPAKPHAEGPAGGTKLQAALSTTRRTLDTDAEFDMLKTALLHDAAPAAAAAPKDTP from the coding sequence ATGTCGACTGCCCAGCCCAACGGCCCCTTCAGCGAGCCAGCCCGGTCCGCAACGCGCCCCATGCGCGAGCTGCTCGATCTGCTGGCCTCGATGCGCTTTGCGATCACCCTGCTGTCGGTGATCTGCATCGCCTCGGTGATCGGCACCGTGGTCAAGCAGCACGAGCCGTACAACAACTACGTCAACCAGTTCGGCCCGTTCTGGGCCGAGGTGTTCGACAAGGTCGGCCTCTACGCCGTCTACAGCGCCGGCTGGTTTCTGCTGATCCTGGCCTTTCTGGTGATCTCCACCAGCCTGTGCATTGCGCGCAACACGCCCAAGATCCTCAGCGACCTCAAGAGCTACAAGGAAGGCCTGCGCGAGCAGGCCATGCGCTCCTTCCACCACAAGGCCGAGGGCCGGCTGGCGCTGGCGCCCGCCGCCGCACTGACCCGGGTCAACGAGCTGCTGGTGGCGCACGGCTGGCAGGCCCGCGCCCAGGTGCGTGCCAACGGCACCATGGTGGCCGCACGCAAGGGCATGGCCAACAAGATCGGCTACCTGGCGGCGCACTCGTCGATCGTGCTGATCTGCCTGGGCGGCCTGCTCGACGGCGACCTGGTGGTGCGCGCGCAGATGGCCCTGCTGGACAAGAAGGCCTATGCCGGCGGCGGCCTGATCGCCGACGTGAAGCCCGAGCACCGGCTGCCGCTGGCCAACCCCACCTACCGCGGCAACCTGCTGGTCACCGAGGGCGGGCGCGCCGGCACGGCGGTGATCAGCATGTCCGACGGCGTGGTGCTGCAAGACCTGCCGTTTGACGTGGAGCTGAAGAAGTTCATCGTCGAGTACTACGAAACCGGCATGCCCAAGCTGTTTGCCAGCGAGATCGTGATCCACGACCGCGACAGCGGCAGCACCACCGCGGCCACGGTCAAGGTCAACGAGCCGGTGTTCCACCGCGGCGTGGCGCTGTACCAGAGCAGCTTCGACGACGGCGGCAGCCAGCTCACGCTGCGCGCACTGCCGCTGAAGGGCCGCGGCGAGCCCTTCACGGTGCAGGGCGCGGTGGGCGGCAGCACGCGGCTCACCAAGGCCCCGGCCGGCGCCGACGGCCAGGCCGATGCCGAGGCGCTGACGCTCGAGTTCACCGGCCTGCGCGTGATCAACGTCGAGAACTTCGGCGACGCCGAGACCCCGCAGGCCGCCGGCAGCGCCACCGATGTGCGCAAGGTCGACCTGGCCAACACGCTGGACAAGCACCTGGGCTCGGGCGTCAAGGGCAGCCGCGACAAGCTGTTGCGCAACATCGGCCCCTCGGTGAGCTACAAGCTGCGCGACGCCAGCGGCCAGGCGCGCGAGTTCAACAACTACATGCTGCCGGTCGAGCTGGACGGCCAGCGCGTGTTCCTGGCCGGCGTGCGCGAGACGCCAGCCGAGCCCTTCCGCTACCTGCGCATTCCGGCCGACGAGCAGGGCGCCATCGATGGCTGGTGGCGCATGGCCGGCGCGCTGCGCGACGAGACCCTGCGTGACAAGGCGGTGCGCCGCTACGTGGCCAAGGCCACGCCGCCCGACAAGCCGCAGATGGCCGAGCAGCTGTTCACCACCGCCCAGCGCGCGCTGGCGCTGTTTGCCGGCGCCGAGCCGGTGCGCGCCAGCGCCGCCCGGCCGCAGGACAACGCCCTCGGCGGCCTGCCGGCGCTGGCCCAGTTTGTCGAGGCCAGCGTGCCCGAGGGCGAGCGGGCGCGCATCTCGGAGGTGCTGCTGCGCATCGTCAACGGCTGCCTGCTCGAGCTGGCCAACCTCAGCCGCGAGCAGGCCGGCCAGCCGCCGCTGGGCAGCGACGAGGCCACCCAGCGCTTCATGACCCAGGCCGTGCTGTCGCTGTCGGACGCCGCCTTCTACCCGGCGCCGATGCTGCTGCAGCTGGGCGACTTCAAGCAGGTGCAGGCCAGCGTGTTCCAGGTTGCGCGTGCACCGGGCAAGACCCTGGTCTACCTGGGCGCCGTGCTGCTGATCGTGGGCGTGTTCGCCATGCTCTACATCCGCGAGCGCCGGCTGTGGATCTGGCTGGCCCCGGCCGATGCCGCCGCCGACACCCCCAACGACAGCCCCGCCAAGCCCCATGCCGAGGGCCCGGCCGGCGGAACCAAACTGCAGGCGGCGCTGTCCACCACCCGCCGCACGCTGGACACCGACGCCGAGTTCGACATGCTGAAGACCGCGCTGCTGCACGATGCCGCGCCCGCCGCCGCCGCCGCTCCGAAGGACACGCCATGA
- a CDS encoding alpha/beta fold hydrolase produces the protein MRDAISQFDLPLPGSQPQPVSLACRAAGRPDAARRVLLLHGFPQAAFAWDEVLLALAPEAYALAPNQRGYAGSSAPAEVAAYRVRHLVADALALLAHLGVSAERPLDLLVAHDWGGGVAWNLAALRPELIRRLVILNSPHPATFRRELLASPAQRAASAYMHDLVQPDAAARLAADGFAALLAMLERFGDAHWLTPALRAQHRAVWSQGLDGALNWYRASPLRPPTGPHDQALAQLQLPDSVVRVSVPTTLLWGEADHALLPGLLDGLQQWVPELTVHRHPQASHWIVHEQPAWVIAHLKALLA, from the coding sequence ATGCGCGATGCCATCTCCCAGTTCGACCTGCCGCTGCCGGGCAGCCAGCCTCAGCCGGTCAGCCTGGCCTGCCGCGCCGCCGGCCGGCCCGATGCGGCGCGCCGCGTGCTGCTGCTGCACGGCTTTCCGCAAGCCGCGTTCGCCTGGGACGAGGTGCTGCTGGCGCTGGCCCCCGAGGCCTATGCGCTGGCCCCCAACCAGCGCGGTTACGCCGGCAGCAGCGCGCCGGCCGAGGTGGCCGCCTACCGCGTGCGGCATCTGGTGGCCGATGCGCTGGCGCTGCTGGCACACCTGGGCGTCAGCGCCGAGCGCCCGCTCGACCTGCTGGTGGCGCACGACTGGGGCGGCGGCGTGGCCTGGAACCTGGCCGCCCTGCGGCCCGAGCTGATCCGCCGCCTGGTGATCCTGAACTCGCCGCACCCGGCCACCTTTCGCCGCGAGCTGCTGGCCAGCCCGGCGCAGCGCGCGGCCAGTGCCTACATGCACGATCTGGTGCAGCCCGATGCGGCGGCGCGGCTGGCGGCCGACGGCTTTGCCGCGCTGCTGGCGATGCTCGAGCGTTTTGGCGATGCGCACTGGCTCACGCCGGCCTTGCGGGCGCAGCACCGTGCGGTGTGGTCGCAGGGCCTGGACGGCGCGCTGAACTGGTACCGCGCCTCGCCGCTGCGCCCGCCCACCGGCCCGCATGACCAGGCGCTGGCGCAGCTGCAGCTGCCCGACTCGGTGGTGCGGGTGAGCGTGCCCACCACGCTGCTGTGGGGCGAGGCCGACCACGCCCTGCTGCCCGGCCTGCTGGACGGGCTGCAGCAGTGGGTGCCCGAGCTCACGGTGCACCGCCACCCGCAGGCCAGCCACTGGATCGTGCACGAGCAGCCGGCCTGGGTGATCGCGCACCTGAAGGCCTTGCTGGCTTAG
- the msrP gene encoding protein-methionine-sulfoxide reductase catalytic subunit MsrP: protein MPFLRPDRGFDHPVASEITPRALVEGRRAWMQRLAAGALGTSMAGWAARDALAQPATKGAALPGAKSAVPGAVTMDKPTSRQDATTYNNFYEFGTDKADPARTAGSLKTRPWTVAVEGAVKKPRSFSLEELLKLSAMEERIYRLRCVEGWSMVVPWVGYSLAELIRQVEPTGNAKYVEFITLADKAQMPGLRSGVLDWPYVEALRLDEAMHPLTLLAFGMYGEVMPQQNGAPLRLVVPWKYGFKSGKSLVKIRFTEQMPTSSWTRAAPQEYGFYSNVNPKVDHPRWSQATERRIGEDGIFAKKRPTLMFNGYEAQVGQLYAGMDLAKFF, encoded by the coding sequence ATGCCGTTTCTGCGCCCCGACCGTGGCTTTGACCACCCTGTTGCTTCCGAGATCACGCCGCGCGCGCTGGTGGAGGGGCGGCGTGCCTGGATGCAGCGCCTGGCCGCTGGTGCACTGGGCACCTCGATGGCGGGCTGGGCGGCACGTGATGCCCTGGCCCAACCAGCCACCAAGGGCGCGGCCCTGCCCGGTGCCAAGAGCGCGGTGCCCGGCGCGGTGACCATGGACAAGCCCACCAGCCGGCAGGACGCCACCACCTACAACAACTTCTACGAGTTCGGCACCGACAAGGCCGATCCCGCCCGCACCGCCGGCAGCCTCAAGACCCGGCCCTGGACCGTGGCCGTCGAAGGCGCGGTCAAGAAGCCGCGCAGCTTCAGCCTCGAAGAGCTGCTGAAGCTCAGCGCGATGGAAGAGCGCATCTACCGCCTGCGCTGCGTCGAGGGCTGGAGCATGGTGGTGCCCTGGGTGGGCTACTCGCTGGCCGAGCTGATCCGCCAGGTCGAGCCCACCGGCAATGCCAAGTACGTGGAGTTCATCACCCTGGCCGATAAGGCGCAGATGCCCGGCCTGCGCTCGGGCGTGCTCGACTGGCCGTATGTCGAGGCCCTGCGCCTGGACGAGGCCATGCACCCGCTCACCCTGCTGGCCTTTGGCATGTATGGCGAGGTGATGCCGCAGCAGAACGGCGCGCCGCTGCGCCTGGTGGTGCCCTGGAAGTACGGCTTCAAGAGCGGCAAGTCGCTGGTCAAGATCCGCTTCACCGAGCAGATGCCGACCTCGTCATGGACCCGCGCCGCGCCGCAGGAGTACGGCTTCTACTCCAACGTGAACCCCAAGGTCGACCACCCGCGCTGGAGCCAGGCCACCGAGCGCCGCATCGGCGAGGACGGCATCTTTGCCAAGAAGCGGCCGACGCTGATGTTCAACGGCTACGAGGCCCAGGTGGGCCAGCTGTACGCCGGCATGGACCTGGCCAAGTTCTTCTGA
- the yihA gene encoding ribosome biogenesis GTP-binding protein YihA/YsxC, whose product MTWARSARFFITASKLNQMPPGVLPEVAFVGRSNAGKSTAINTLADHKRLAFASKTPGRTQHLNVFEVGPREAADARWVDLPGYGHAAVSRSDKQRWQKVMADYLVEREPLAGIVMMVDSRHGFTPLDQQLLDFVAERVAGGEVRLLVLLTKSDKLTRVEAAQSLAAAQAVLAELATDDADIAVSLFSALKRQGVADAAQVLHGWRLGALQGWEPSALGDDFDVQELPPTL is encoded by the coding sequence GTGACCTGGGCGCGCAGCGCGCGCTTTTTCATCACCGCCAGCAAGCTCAACCAGATGCCGCCGGGTGTGCTGCCCGAGGTGGCCTTCGTGGGCCGCAGCAATGCCGGCAAGTCGACCGCCATCAACACCCTGGCCGACCACAAGCGCCTGGCCTTCGCGTCCAAGACCCCGGGCCGCACCCAGCACCTGAACGTGTTCGAGGTCGGCCCGCGCGAGGCTGCCGATGCCCGCTGGGTCGACCTGCCCGGCTACGGCCATGCCGCGGTGTCGCGCAGCGACAAGCAGCGCTGGCAGAAGGTGATGGCCGACTACCTGGTCGAGCGCGAGCCGCTGGCCGGCATCGTGATGATGGTCGACAGCCGCCACGGCTTCACGCCGCTCGACCAGCAGCTGCTCGATTTCGTGGCCGAGCGTGTGGCCGGCGGCGAGGTGCGCCTGCTGGTGCTGCTGACCAAGTCGGACAAGCTCACCCGGGTGGAGGCCGCGCAGTCGCTGGCCGCCGCGCAGGCCGTGCTGGCCGAGCTGGCCACCGACGATGCCGACATCGCCGTGTCGCTGTTCTCGGCGCTCAAGCGCCAGGGCGTGGCCGACGCGGCGCAGGTGCTGCACGGCTGGCGCCTGGGTGCGCTGCAGGGCTGGGAGCCCTCGGCGCTGGGCGATGACTTCGACGTGCAGGAGCTGCCGCCCACGCTGTGA